Proteins encoded within one genomic window of Bradyrhizobium sp. CB1717:
- the folP gene encoding dihydropteroate synthase: protein MNASPSPSVPPAGSAGLDALRTLVGRPIPAVMGVLNVTPDSFSDGGQFIAPEQALVRARAMIEAGVDIIDIGAESTRPYTGAKAVTAEDELARLKPVLPGVVALGVPVSIDSMKAEVVKFALDQGAVIANDVWGLQRDADMAPLIAAKGVPVIVMHNRDSVDPAIDIVADMKAFFLRSLDIAAKAGIARESIVLDPGIGFGKTAEQSMIALARLRELDRFGLPILVGASRKRFIASVSPSEPKERLPGSIAAHLIAAQRGAKIIRTHDVAETLQALRVAHAIESKQ, encoded by the coding sequence ATGAATGCCTCGCCCTCCCCATCCGTCCCGCCGGCCGGCTCGGCCGGGCTTGATGCGCTGCGGACGCTCGTGGGCCGGCCGATCCCGGCGGTGATGGGCGTGCTCAACGTCACGCCGGATTCCTTCTCCGACGGCGGCCAGTTCATCGCGCCCGAGCAGGCACTCGTGCGGGCGCGGGCGATGATCGAGGCTGGCGTCGACATCATCGATATCGGCGCCGAATCCACCCGGCCCTACACCGGCGCCAAGGCCGTCACGGCCGAGGACGAGCTTGCCCGGCTGAAACCGGTGCTGCCAGGCGTCGTCGCGCTCGGCGTGCCCGTGTCGATCGACAGCATGAAGGCGGAGGTGGTGAAATTCGCGCTCGACCAGGGCGCGGTGATCGCCAACGACGTCTGGGGCCTGCAACGCGACGCCGACATGGCGCCGCTGATCGCCGCAAAAGGCGTCCCCGTCATCGTCATGCACAACCGCGACAGCGTCGATCCCGCCATCGACATCGTCGCGGACATGAAGGCATTCTTCCTGCGCTCGCTGGACATCGCCGCAAAAGCCGGCATCGCGCGCGAGAGCATCGTGCTTGATCCCGGCATCGGCTTTGGCAAGACCGCCGAGCAGAGCATGATCGCGCTCGCCCGGCTGCGCGAGCTCGACAGGTTCGGCCTGCCGATCCTGGTCGGTGCCTCGCGAAAGCGCTTCATCGCCTCGGTGTCGCCGTCGGAGCCGAAAGAGCGCCTCCCCGGCTCGATCGCCGCGCACCTGATCGCCGCGCAGCGCGGCGCCAAAATCATCCGGACCCACGATGTCGCCGAGACCTTGCAGGCCCTGCGGGTGGCACACGCAATCGAGAGCAAGCAATGA
- the folB gene encoding dihydroneopterin aldolase: MTDTIFVTGLSIHARHGVMDHETEVGQRFVIDLELYTDLSEPARTDRLADTVSYAEVVSTTTAAFKNTNYKLLEGAAGAVADAILSHFPRIRAVKITVHKPHAPIAAIFDDVGIMLTRSRHP; encoded by the coding sequence ATGACCGATACGATCTTCGTGACCGGCCTGTCGATCCATGCCCGCCATGGCGTGATGGATCACGAAACCGAAGTCGGCCAGCGCTTCGTCATCGATCTCGAACTCTACACCGACCTGTCCGAGCCTGCGCGCACCGACCGGCTCGCCGACACGGTGTCCTACGCCGAAGTCGTGTCGACCACGACGGCGGCGTTCAAGAACACCAATTACAAGCTGCTGGAAGGCGCGGCCGGCGCGGTTGCGGATGCCATCCTGTCGCACTTCCCGCGCATCCGTGCGGTGAAGATCACCGTACACAAGCCGCACGCGCCGATCGCGGCGATCTTCGATGACGTCGGCATCATGCTGACGCGCTCGCGGCATCCCTGA